A stretch of the Nosocomiicoccus ampullae genome encodes the following:
- the fumC gene encoding class II fumarate hydratase, translating into MSYRIEHDTFGEIKVPADKFWAAQTERSRQNFPVGKEKMPIEVIVAFAQLKRAAAIVNFDLGKLSEAKKDAIVYATDKIIKRELDEHFPLVVWQTGSGTQSNMNVNEVVAHVANDYLKEKGIDEVVHPNDDVNKSQSSNDTFPTAMYVALMTEAEVTLLPALKKLRDTFKEKEEKFQDSIKIGRTHLQDATPLSLGQEVSGWRYSLDKALEMINESKQQLSHLAIGGTAVGTGLNAHPEFGEKVAKQISKQTGYDFVSSENKFHALSQYDEVVYFHGALKALAGDVLKIVNDIRWLASGPRAGIGEITIPENEPGSSIMPGKVNPTQAEMLSMVAAQVFGNDAAVGFGASQGNFELNVYKPLILMNTLQSIYLLGDGIDTFNNNCAVGIEPNMEVIDELLNRSLMLVTALNPHIGYENAAKIAKNAHQKGITLKESALETGLVTEEQFNEWIRPEDMIHPNA; encoded by the coding sequence ATGTCTTACAGAATAGAACATGATACGTTTGGTGAAATTAAAGTTCCAGCGGATAAGTTTTGGGCTGCTCAAACAGAGAGAAGTCGTCAAAACTTCCCAGTGGGTAAAGAAAAAATGCCAATTGAAGTAATCGTTGCGTTCGCTCAACTTAAACGTGCAGCAGCCATTGTAAACTTTGATTTAGGTAAATTATCTGAAGCGAAAAAAGATGCGATTGTATACGCAACTGATAAAATTATTAAAAGAGAGTTAGACGAACATTTCCCATTAGTTGTTTGGCAAACTGGAAGCGGTACACAGAGTAATATGAACGTAAACGAAGTCGTCGCGCATGTTGCGAACGATTATTTAAAAGAAAAAGGAATTGACGAAGTCGTACACCCTAATGATGACGTTAATAAATCACAAAGTTCTAACGATACGTTCCCAACAGCAATGTATGTGGCGTTAATGACTGAAGCTGAAGTTACTTTACTTCCAGCACTAAAAAAATTACGTGATACGTTCAAAGAAAAAGAGGAAAAATTCCAAGACAGCATTAAAATTGGTCGTACACATTTACAAGACGCAACACCGTTATCACTCGGTCAAGAAGTCAGTGGTTGGAGATATAGTTTAGACAAAGCATTAGAAATGATTAATGAATCTAAACAACAACTCTCACATTTAGCAATCGGTGGTACGGCAGTAGGTACTGGTTTAAACGCTCATCCTGAGTTCGGAGAAAAAGTCGCAAAGCAAATTTCGAAACAGACTGGATACGATTTTGTTTCATCAGAAAACAAGTTTCATGCGTTATCACAATACGATGAAGTTGTGTATTTCCACGGTGCATTAAAAGCATTAGCAGGAGACGTATTAAAAATTGTTAACGACATTCGCTGGTTAGCCTCAGGACCACGTGCAGGTATTGGTGAAATTACAATTCCAGAAAACGAGCCTGGATCATCAATTATGCCTGGTAAAGTAAACCCAACACAAGCAGAGATGTTATCAATGGTTGCAGCACAAGTATTTGGTAACGATGCAGCAGTTGGATTTGGTGCGTCACAAGGTAACTTTGAGTTAAACGTGTATAAGCCATTAATCTTAATGAACACATTACAATCTATCTACCTACTTGGTGACGGTATAGACACATTCAACAACAACTGTGCGGTTGGTATTGAGCCAAACATGGAAGTGATTGATGAGTTATTAAACCGTTCATTAATGTTAGTTACAGCATTAAACCCACATATCGGTTACGAAAATGCCGCAAAAATTGCGAAAAACGCACATCAAAAAGGTATTACATTAAAAGAATCTGCATTAGAAACTGGTCTTGTTACAGAAGAACAGTTTAATGAATGGATTCGTCCTGAAGATATGATTCATCCGAATGCGTGA